A section of the Phaseolus vulgaris cultivar G19833 chromosome 8, P. vulgaris v2.0, whole genome shotgun sequence genome encodes:
- the LOC137825573 gene encoding uncharacterized protein isoform X1: MFTEGLDESAIQWINQGSKQQLQDPPSSLLRSPLAEKITTSDRFPRSPILSSANSLNSPVLPPLKFHSLLLQPRNLAFGYGDLHVEDESDVSMEDDFSDEELSAPSNIDYSDSPIPHNYDEEQLFGSKPQVQGRSGILKTGLSNQNLSIQVPCSVRRFTDGEVGFNKCVQRKITPVGGAAQIQKKARRRNVNCPDDTVGLGTPSAPPIIDADFSTERDTEYSVGNETTDPASWPSRESVDYDGSKSESSIEQKPNTVTTTTDSGERLDNTFADDTERQTPHSPYYNTSSCNSQYAWQTLITYDACIRLCLQAWAKGCPEAPEFLKDECLALRSAFGLHEFLLQPRGVKPTEGRSARNSEQTVPLKIKKVVGKIRVEVRKLRIIPRQKLKITKSQRGSQYMQAGVEYVRHVSSLVKTGINSMKSATFSLASEEPLHCLIQIKSTTEENESEPSSSILLRPGTGDYHDFFPLSQGDALIVEVQDSKKAVHGEARIPISSLSDNASDRIRWWPVYHDERECVGKIQLSIGGTMTSNENTHIKSSAVVETQAYDLLLEGAMSAQHFHSRNLRINGHWKWLLDTFADYYGVSNSYAKLRYLLHVMNVATPTKDCLELVRELLEPLIKARSERSLTRQERSMLSDCETQIESLLATVFENYKSLDENSPSGLTDHFAPTFESAAPALDPAVQVYTSLHDILTLDAQTILRNYLQTAARKRCRKHMMETDEFVSSTSECYLMDTVTISTAYLKMKNLCVSIRNEIQADIKIHNQHTIHGQHIFPSSIDLTNITAAVYSTELCKRLRAFLSALPPSSPHAHVNELLVATADFERSFESWNISPVQGGVDSRNLFHNYIMVWIQDMQISLLDLCKAEKVPWAGVITNHSTSPFAEEMYEKIKDNLTQYEVVINRWPQYSLYLENAVANIERAIVKSLEKQYSDTLTPLKDSIPKRLHLQVQKIARRQSTTVHLLPNQLGIFLNTLKRILDVQHCRVEDILNSWASCLPVMGDKKALFGEQMNGITVLLRTKYKTYLQGIIGNLVNNMQANRNTRLKKILEETTESDGEAEVRERMQLLNSQLIDFISNLHEVFTSQIFIAICRGLWDRMGQIILKFLEGRKENRIWYNGSSYALGILDDTFASQMQRLRGNALQEKDIEPPRSVIEARSILCKDTANATDPSSYFYI, translated from the exons ATGTTCACCGAAGGTCTTGACGAGAGCGCAATCCAATGGATCAACCAG GGATCCAAACAACAGCTTCAAGATCCTCCTTCTTCTCTGCTACGCTCTCCTCTGGCCGAGAAAATCACCACCAGCGATCGATTCCCGAGATCTCCCATTTTAAGCTCCGCCAACAGTCTCAATTCCCCTGTTCTTCCTCCCCTGAAGTTCCACTCACTTTTGTTACAGCCGCGTAACCTCGCCTTTGGCTACGGCGATCTCCATGTCGAAGACGAAAGCGACGTCAGTATGGAGGATGACTTCTCCGACGAAGAACTGTCTGCTCCCAGCAACATTGATTACTCCGACTCGCCGATTCCACACAACTACGACGAGGAACAATTGTTTGGATCCAAACCCCAAGTTCAAGGGCGCAGCGGAATTCTCAAGACGGGTTTATCCAATCAAAACCTCAGCATTCAGGTTCCCTGTAGTGTCAGAAGATTCACAGATGGTGAAGTGGGCTTCAATAAATGTGTTCAAAGGAAGATCACTCCGGTTGGCGGCGCTGCTCAGATTCAAAAGAAAGCTCGACGCCGCAACGTGAATTGCCCTGATGACACCGTTGGATTGGGTACTCCAAGTGCCCCTCCCATCATTGATGCTGATTTTTCAACAGAGAGGGATACAGAGTACTCTGTCGGGAATGAAACAACTGACCCTGCATCTTGGCCTTCAAGGGAATCTGTGGATTACGACGGCTCCAAAAGTGAGAGTTCAATTGAACAAAAACCCAATACTGTTACAACAACCACTGATTCTGGGGAAAG ATTGGACAATACTTTTGCAGATGACACAGAAAGACAGACCCCTCATTCACCATATTACAACACCAG CAGTTGCAATAGTCAATATGCCTGGCAAACCCTTATCACCTATGACGCCTGCATACGTTTATGCCTGCAAGCATGGGCAAAAGGCTGCCCAGAGGCCCCAGAGTTTTTGAAAGATGAGTGCCTGGCTCTCCGAAGTGCCTTTGG ATTGCACGAGTTCTTGTTGCAACCTCGAGGTGTAAAGCCAACTGAAGGAAGAAGTGCAAGAAACTCAGAACAAACAGTTCCCCTGAAGATTAAGAAAGTTGTAGggaaaataagagtagaag TGAGGAAGCTCCGAATTATACCTAGACAAAAACTTAAGATCACAAAGTCACAGAGGGGATCACAATACATGCAGGCCGGGGTGGAATATGTCCGGCATGTTTCATCACTGGTGAAAACTGGCATAAATTCTATGAAGTCGGCCACCTTCTCACTGGCATCAGAAG AGCCACtacattgtttgatccaaattAAGAGTACAACGGAAGAAAATGAATCAGAACCATCTTCTTCAATTCTTTTGCGCCCTGGAACTGGAGATTACCATGATTT TTTCCCATTGAGCCAAGGGGATGCTTTAATTGTAGAAGTCCAAGATTCAAAAAAGGCAGTCCATGGTGAGGCCAGGATTCCAATTTCATCTCTCAGTGATAATGCT AGTGACCGAATTAGGTGGTGGCCAGTATATCATGATGAACGTGAATGTGTTGGCAAGATCCAGCTCTCTATCGGCGGCACAATGACGAGCAACGAGAACACTCACATTAAG AGTTCGGCTGTTGTGGAAACTCAAGCTTATGATTTATTATTGGAGGGTGCCATGAGTGCGCAACATTTTCACTCCCGAAACTTGCGTATAAATGGGCACTGGAAATGGTTGTTAGATACATTTGCAGACTATTATGGGGTTTCTAATTCATATGCCAAGCTGAG ATATCTACTACATGTGATGAATGTGGCAACTCCTACCAAGGACTGCCTAGAGCTTGTGAGAGAATTGCTTGAACCCCTAATAAAGGCAAGAAGTGAGAGGAGTTTGACCAGGCAGGAA AGAAGTATGCTTTCAGACTGTGAAACTCAAATTGAAAGTCTTCTAGCAACTGTTTTTGAGAATTACAAATCGCTAGATGAAAACTCGCCATCAGGTTTAACAGATCATTTTGCCCCAACATTTGAGTCTGCAGCACCAGCTTTGGATCCTGCCGTTCAAGTTTACACTAGTCTTCATGATATACTAACTCTAGATGCTCAAACTATTCTAAGAAACTATCTTCAG ACTGCAGCAAGAAAGAGGTGTAGAAAACACATGATGGAGACTGATGAATTTGTGTCAAGCACCTCTGAATGTTACCTAATGGATACCGTTACCATCTCAACGGCATACCTGAAGATGAAGAATCTTTGTGTTTCTATAAGAAATGAAATTCAAGCAGACATAAAGATCCACAATCAGCATACGATCCATGGCCAGCATATATTTCCTAG TTCAATTGACCTCACAAACATAACAGCGGCAGTTTACAGCACAGAGTTGTGTAAAAGGCTGAGAGCTTTCCTTTCGGCATTGCCACCATCGAGTCCACATGCACATGTAAATGAGCTTCTAGTTGCGACTGCAGATTTTGAACGATCTTTTGAGTCATGGAATATAAG TCCTGTGCAGGGAGGAGTAGACTCCAGAAATTTGTTCCACAACTATATCATGGTGTGGATACAAGATATGCAAATTAGTTTACTAGATTTATGTAAAGCAGAAAAG GTGCCATGGGCTGGAGTAATCACAAATCACTCCACCTCCCCATTTGCGGAGGAAATGTACGAGAAAATCAAAGACAACCTTACCCAGTATGAAGTAGTAATCAATAGATGGCCTCAATACTCACTGTATTTGGAAAAT GCTGTTGCAAACATTGAAAGGGCAATTGTGAAATCCCTCGAGAAACAATACAGCGATACCTTAACTCCTTTAAAGGATAGCATACCAAAGAGACTTCACTTGCAAGTTCAAAAGATAGCTAGAAGACAATCAACTACAGTTCATTTGCTTCCTAATCAA TTAGGAATATTCTTGAATACCCTCAAGAGGATTCTTGATGTCCAACATTGTAGAGTGGAAGACATCCTAAATTCATGGGCCTCCTGTCTACCTGTCATGGGAGATAAGAAGGCACTGTTTGGGGAGCAAATGAATGGAATAACTGTTCTCTTGAGAACCAAATACAAAACTTATTTGCAAGGAATAATAGGGAATCTTGTCAACAAT ATGCAAGCTAATCGGAACacaaggctgaaaaagatactTGAGGAAACAACAGAATCCGATGGAGAAGCAGAAGTCCGTGAAAGAATGCAGTTGTTGAATTCACAACTAATTGATTTCATCTCCAACCTGCATGAGGTCTTCACCAGCCAGATTTTTATAGCAATATGTCGTGGATTATGGGATAGGATGGGACAG attattttgaaatttctgGAAGGAAGGAAAGAAAACAGGATATGGTACAATGGCTCGTCCTATGCACTTGGG ATATTGGATGATACCTTTGCTTCTCAAATGCAAAGATTACGAGGAAATGCCTTGCAAGAGAAGGATATTGAGCCTCCACGCTCAGTGATTGAAGCTCGGTCTATTCTTTGTAAAGACACAGCAAATGCAACCGATCCATCTAGTTACTTCTACATATAA
- the LOC137825573 gene encoding uncharacterized protein isoform X3: MEDDFSDEELSAPSNIDYSDSPIPHNYDEEQLFGSKPQVQGRSGILKTGLSNQNLSIQVPCSVRRFTDGEVGFNKCVQRKITPVGGAAQIQKKARRRNVNCPDDTVGLGTPSAPPIIDADFSTERDTEYSVGNETTDPASWPSRESVDYDGSKSESSIEQKPNTVTTTTDSGERLDNTFADDTERQTPHSPYYNTSSCNSQYAWQTLITYDACIRLCLQAWAKGCPEAPEFLKDECLALRSAFGLHEFLLQPRGVKPTEGRSARNSEQTVPLKIKKVVGKIRVEVRKLRIIPRQKLKITKSQRGSQYMQAGVEYVRHVSSLVKTGINSMKSATFSLASEEPLHCLIQIKSTTEENESEPSSSILLRPGTGDYHDFFPLSQGDALIVEVQDSKKAVHGEARIPISSLSDNASDRIRWWPVYHDERECVGKIQLSIGGTMTSNENTHIKSSAVVETQAYDLLLEGAMSAQHFHSRNLRINGHWKWLLDTFADYYGVSNSYAKLRYLLHVMNVATPTKDCLELVRELLEPLIKARSERSLTRQERSMLSDCETQIESLLATVFENYKSLDENSPSGLTDHFAPTFESAAPALDPAVQVYTSLHDILTLDAQTILRNYLQTAARKRCRKHMMETDEFVSSTSECYLMDTVTISTAYLKMKNLCVSIRNEIQADIKIHNQHTIHGQHIFPSSIDLTNITAAVYSTELCKRLRAFLSALPPSSPHAHVNELLVATADFERSFESWNISPVQGGVDSRNLFHNYIMVWIQDMQISLLDLCKAEKVPWAGVITNHSTSPFAEEMYEKIKDNLTQYEVVINRWPQYSLYLENAVANIERAIVKSLEKQYSDTLTPLKDSIPKRLHLQVQKIARRQSTTVHLLPNQLGIFLNTLKRILDVQHCRVEDILNSWASCLPVMGDKKALFGEQMNGITVLLRTKYKTYLQGIIGNLVNNMQANRNTRLKKILEETTESDGEAEVRERMQLLNSQLIDFISNLHEVFTSQIFIAICRGLWDRMGQIILKFLEGRKENRIWYNGSSYALGILDDTFASQMQRLRGNALQEKDIEPPRSVIEARSILCKDTANATDPSSYFYI; the protein is encoded by the exons ATGGAGGATGACTTCTCCGACGAAGAACTGTCTGCTCCCAGCAACATTGATTACTCCGACTCGCCGATTCCACACAACTACGACGAGGAACAATTGTTTGGATCCAAACCCCAAGTTCAAGGGCGCAGCGGAATTCTCAAGACGGGTTTATCCAATCAAAACCTCAGCATTCAGGTTCCCTGTAGTGTCAGAAGATTCACAGATGGTGAAGTGGGCTTCAATAAATGTGTTCAAAGGAAGATCACTCCGGTTGGCGGCGCTGCTCAGATTCAAAAGAAAGCTCGACGCCGCAACGTGAATTGCCCTGATGACACCGTTGGATTGGGTACTCCAAGTGCCCCTCCCATCATTGATGCTGATTTTTCAACAGAGAGGGATACAGAGTACTCTGTCGGGAATGAAACAACTGACCCTGCATCTTGGCCTTCAAGGGAATCTGTGGATTACGACGGCTCCAAAAGTGAGAGTTCAATTGAACAAAAACCCAATACTGTTACAACAACCACTGATTCTGGGGAAAG ATTGGACAATACTTTTGCAGATGACACAGAAAGACAGACCCCTCATTCACCATATTACAACACCAG CAGTTGCAATAGTCAATATGCCTGGCAAACCCTTATCACCTATGACGCCTGCATACGTTTATGCCTGCAAGCATGGGCAAAAGGCTGCCCAGAGGCCCCAGAGTTTTTGAAAGATGAGTGCCTGGCTCTCCGAAGTGCCTTTGG ATTGCACGAGTTCTTGTTGCAACCTCGAGGTGTAAAGCCAACTGAAGGAAGAAGTGCAAGAAACTCAGAACAAACAGTTCCCCTGAAGATTAAGAAAGTTGTAGggaaaataagagtagaag TGAGGAAGCTCCGAATTATACCTAGACAAAAACTTAAGATCACAAAGTCACAGAGGGGATCACAATACATGCAGGCCGGGGTGGAATATGTCCGGCATGTTTCATCACTGGTGAAAACTGGCATAAATTCTATGAAGTCGGCCACCTTCTCACTGGCATCAGAAG AGCCACtacattgtttgatccaaattAAGAGTACAACGGAAGAAAATGAATCAGAACCATCTTCTTCAATTCTTTTGCGCCCTGGAACTGGAGATTACCATGATTT TTTCCCATTGAGCCAAGGGGATGCTTTAATTGTAGAAGTCCAAGATTCAAAAAAGGCAGTCCATGGTGAGGCCAGGATTCCAATTTCATCTCTCAGTGATAATGCT AGTGACCGAATTAGGTGGTGGCCAGTATATCATGATGAACGTGAATGTGTTGGCAAGATCCAGCTCTCTATCGGCGGCACAATGACGAGCAACGAGAACACTCACATTAAG AGTTCGGCTGTTGTGGAAACTCAAGCTTATGATTTATTATTGGAGGGTGCCATGAGTGCGCAACATTTTCACTCCCGAAACTTGCGTATAAATGGGCACTGGAAATGGTTGTTAGATACATTTGCAGACTATTATGGGGTTTCTAATTCATATGCCAAGCTGAG ATATCTACTACATGTGATGAATGTGGCAACTCCTACCAAGGACTGCCTAGAGCTTGTGAGAGAATTGCTTGAACCCCTAATAAAGGCAAGAAGTGAGAGGAGTTTGACCAGGCAGGAA AGAAGTATGCTTTCAGACTGTGAAACTCAAATTGAAAGTCTTCTAGCAACTGTTTTTGAGAATTACAAATCGCTAGATGAAAACTCGCCATCAGGTTTAACAGATCATTTTGCCCCAACATTTGAGTCTGCAGCACCAGCTTTGGATCCTGCCGTTCAAGTTTACACTAGTCTTCATGATATACTAACTCTAGATGCTCAAACTATTCTAAGAAACTATCTTCAG ACTGCAGCAAGAAAGAGGTGTAGAAAACACATGATGGAGACTGATGAATTTGTGTCAAGCACCTCTGAATGTTACCTAATGGATACCGTTACCATCTCAACGGCATACCTGAAGATGAAGAATCTTTGTGTTTCTATAAGAAATGAAATTCAAGCAGACATAAAGATCCACAATCAGCATACGATCCATGGCCAGCATATATTTCCTAG TTCAATTGACCTCACAAACATAACAGCGGCAGTTTACAGCACAGAGTTGTGTAAAAGGCTGAGAGCTTTCCTTTCGGCATTGCCACCATCGAGTCCACATGCACATGTAAATGAGCTTCTAGTTGCGACTGCAGATTTTGAACGATCTTTTGAGTCATGGAATATAAG TCCTGTGCAGGGAGGAGTAGACTCCAGAAATTTGTTCCACAACTATATCATGGTGTGGATACAAGATATGCAAATTAGTTTACTAGATTTATGTAAAGCAGAAAAG GTGCCATGGGCTGGAGTAATCACAAATCACTCCACCTCCCCATTTGCGGAGGAAATGTACGAGAAAATCAAAGACAACCTTACCCAGTATGAAGTAGTAATCAATAGATGGCCTCAATACTCACTGTATTTGGAAAAT GCTGTTGCAAACATTGAAAGGGCAATTGTGAAATCCCTCGAGAAACAATACAGCGATACCTTAACTCCTTTAAAGGATAGCATACCAAAGAGACTTCACTTGCAAGTTCAAAAGATAGCTAGAAGACAATCAACTACAGTTCATTTGCTTCCTAATCAA TTAGGAATATTCTTGAATACCCTCAAGAGGATTCTTGATGTCCAACATTGTAGAGTGGAAGACATCCTAAATTCATGGGCCTCCTGTCTACCTGTCATGGGAGATAAGAAGGCACTGTTTGGGGAGCAAATGAATGGAATAACTGTTCTCTTGAGAACCAAATACAAAACTTATTTGCAAGGAATAATAGGGAATCTTGTCAACAAT ATGCAAGCTAATCGGAACacaaggctgaaaaagatactTGAGGAAACAACAGAATCCGATGGAGAAGCAGAAGTCCGTGAAAGAATGCAGTTGTTGAATTCACAACTAATTGATTTCATCTCCAACCTGCATGAGGTCTTCACCAGCCAGATTTTTATAGCAATATGTCGTGGATTATGGGATAGGATGGGACAG attattttgaaatttctgGAAGGAAGGAAAGAAAACAGGATATGGTACAATGGCTCGTCCTATGCACTTGGG ATATTGGATGATACCTTTGCTTCTCAAATGCAAAGATTACGAGGAAATGCCTTGCAAGAGAAGGATATTGAGCCTCCACGCTCAGTGATTGAAGCTCGGTCTATTCTTTGTAAAGACACAGCAAATGCAACCGATCCATCTAGTTACTTCTACATATAA
- the LOC137825573 gene encoding uncharacterized protein isoform X2 gives MFTEGLDESAIQWINQGSKQQLQDPPSSLLRSPLAEKITTSDRFPRSPILSSANSLNSPVLPPLKFHSLLLQPRNLAFGYGDLHVEDESDVSMEDDFSDEELSAPSNIDYSDSPIPHNYDEEQLFGSKPQVQGRSGILKTGLSNQNLSIQVPCSVRRFTDGEVGFNKCVQRKITPVGGAAQIQKKARRRNVNCPDDTVGLGTPSAPPIIDADFSTERDTEYSVGNETTDPASWPSRESVDYDGSKSESSIEQKPNTVTTTTDSGERLDNTFADDTERQTPHSPYYNTSCNSQYAWQTLITYDACIRLCLQAWAKGCPEAPEFLKDECLALRSAFGLHEFLLQPRGVKPTEGRSARNSEQTVPLKIKKVVGKIRVEVRKLRIIPRQKLKITKSQRGSQYMQAGVEYVRHVSSLVKTGINSMKSATFSLASEEPLHCLIQIKSTTEENESEPSSSILLRPGTGDYHDFFPLSQGDALIVEVQDSKKAVHGEARIPISSLSDNASDRIRWWPVYHDERECVGKIQLSIGGTMTSNENTHIKSSAVVETQAYDLLLEGAMSAQHFHSRNLRINGHWKWLLDTFADYYGVSNSYAKLRYLLHVMNVATPTKDCLELVRELLEPLIKARSERSLTRQERSMLSDCETQIESLLATVFENYKSLDENSPSGLTDHFAPTFESAAPALDPAVQVYTSLHDILTLDAQTILRNYLQTAARKRCRKHMMETDEFVSSTSECYLMDTVTISTAYLKMKNLCVSIRNEIQADIKIHNQHTIHGQHIFPSSIDLTNITAAVYSTELCKRLRAFLSALPPSSPHAHVNELLVATADFERSFESWNISPVQGGVDSRNLFHNYIMVWIQDMQISLLDLCKAEKVPWAGVITNHSTSPFAEEMYEKIKDNLTQYEVVINRWPQYSLYLENAVANIERAIVKSLEKQYSDTLTPLKDSIPKRLHLQVQKIARRQSTTVHLLPNQLGIFLNTLKRILDVQHCRVEDILNSWASCLPVMGDKKALFGEQMNGITVLLRTKYKTYLQGIIGNLVNNMQANRNTRLKKILEETTESDGEAEVRERMQLLNSQLIDFISNLHEVFTSQIFIAICRGLWDRMGQIILKFLEGRKENRIWYNGSSYALGILDDTFASQMQRLRGNALQEKDIEPPRSVIEARSILCKDTANATDPSSYFYI, from the exons ATGTTCACCGAAGGTCTTGACGAGAGCGCAATCCAATGGATCAACCAG GGATCCAAACAACAGCTTCAAGATCCTCCTTCTTCTCTGCTACGCTCTCCTCTGGCCGAGAAAATCACCACCAGCGATCGATTCCCGAGATCTCCCATTTTAAGCTCCGCCAACAGTCTCAATTCCCCTGTTCTTCCTCCCCTGAAGTTCCACTCACTTTTGTTACAGCCGCGTAACCTCGCCTTTGGCTACGGCGATCTCCATGTCGAAGACGAAAGCGACGTCAGTATGGAGGATGACTTCTCCGACGAAGAACTGTCTGCTCCCAGCAACATTGATTACTCCGACTCGCCGATTCCACACAACTACGACGAGGAACAATTGTTTGGATCCAAACCCCAAGTTCAAGGGCGCAGCGGAATTCTCAAGACGGGTTTATCCAATCAAAACCTCAGCATTCAGGTTCCCTGTAGTGTCAGAAGATTCACAGATGGTGAAGTGGGCTTCAATAAATGTGTTCAAAGGAAGATCACTCCGGTTGGCGGCGCTGCTCAGATTCAAAAGAAAGCTCGACGCCGCAACGTGAATTGCCCTGATGACACCGTTGGATTGGGTACTCCAAGTGCCCCTCCCATCATTGATGCTGATTTTTCAACAGAGAGGGATACAGAGTACTCTGTCGGGAATGAAACAACTGACCCTGCATCTTGGCCTTCAAGGGAATCTGTGGATTACGACGGCTCCAAAAGTGAGAGTTCAATTGAACAAAAACCCAATACTGTTACAACAACCACTGATTCTGGGGAAAG ATTGGACAATACTTTTGCAGATGACACAGAAAGACAGACCCCTCATTCACCATATTACAACACCAG TTGCAATAGTCAATATGCCTGGCAAACCCTTATCACCTATGACGCCTGCATACGTTTATGCCTGCAAGCATGGGCAAAAGGCTGCCCAGAGGCCCCAGAGTTTTTGAAAGATGAGTGCCTGGCTCTCCGAAGTGCCTTTGG ATTGCACGAGTTCTTGTTGCAACCTCGAGGTGTAAAGCCAACTGAAGGAAGAAGTGCAAGAAACTCAGAACAAACAGTTCCCCTGAAGATTAAGAAAGTTGTAGggaaaataagagtagaag TGAGGAAGCTCCGAATTATACCTAGACAAAAACTTAAGATCACAAAGTCACAGAGGGGATCACAATACATGCAGGCCGGGGTGGAATATGTCCGGCATGTTTCATCACTGGTGAAAACTGGCATAAATTCTATGAAGTCGGCCACCTTCTCACTGGCATCAGAAG AGCCACtacattgtttgatccaaattAAGAGTACAACGGAAGAAAATGAATCAGAACCATCTTCTTCAATTCTTTTGCGCCCTGGAACTGGAGATTACCATGATTT TTTCCCATTGAGCCAAGGGGATGCTTTAATTGTAGAAGTCCAAGATTCAAAAAAGGCAGTCCATGGTGAGGCCAGGATTCCAATTTCATCTCTCAGTGATAATGCT AGTGACCGAATTAGGTGGTGGCCAGTATATCATGATGAACGTGAATGTGTTGGCAAGATCCAGCTCTCTATCGGCGGCACAATGACGAGCAACGAGAACACTCACATTAAG AGTTCGGCTGTTGTGGAAACTCAAGCTTATGATTTATTATTGGAGGGTGCCATGAGTGCGCAACATTTTCACTCCCGAAACTTGCGTATAAATGGGCACTGGAAATGGTTGTTAGATACATTTGCAGACTATTATGGGGTTTCTAATTCATATGCCAAGCTGAG ATATCTACTACATGTGATGAATGTGGCAACTCCTACCAAGGACTGCCTAGAGCTTGTGAGAGAATTGCTTGAACCCCTAATAAAGGCAAGAAGTGAGAGGAGTTTGACCAGGCAGGAA AGAAGTATGCTTTCAGACTGTGAAACTCAAATTGAAAGTCTTCTAGCAACTGTTTTTGAGAATTACAAATCGCTAGATGAAAACTCGCCATCAGGTTTAACAGATCATTTTGCCCCAACATTTGAGTCTGCAGCACCAGCTTTGGATCCTGCCGTTCAAGTTTACACTAGTCTTCATGATATACTAACTCTAGATGCTCAAACTATTCTAAGAAACTATCTTCAG ACTGCAGCAAGAAAGAGGTGTAGAAAACACATGATGGAGACTGATGAATTTGTGTCAAGCACCTCTGAATGTTACCTAATGGATACCGTTACCATCTCAACGGCATACCTGAAGATGAAGAATCTTTGTGTTTCTATAAGAAATGAAATTCAAGCAGACATAAAGATCCACAATCAGCATACGATCCATGGCCAGCATATATTTCCTAG TTCAATTGACCTCACAAACATAACAGCGGCAGTTTACAGCACAGAGTTGTGTAAAAGGCTGAGAGCTTTCCTTTCGGCATTGCCACCATCGAGTCCACATGCACATGTAAATGAGCTTCTAGTTGCGACTGCAGATTTTGAACGATCTTTTGAGTCATGGAATATAAG TCCTGTGCAGGGAGGAGTAGACTCCAGAAATTTGTTCCACAACTATATCATGGTGTGGATACAAGATATGCAAATTAGTTTACTAGATTTATGTAAAGCAGAAAAG GTGCCATGGGCTGGAGTAATCACAAATCACTCCACCTCCCCATTTGCGGAGGAAATGTACGAGAAAATCAAAGACAACCTTACCCAGTATGAAGTAGTAATCAATAGATGGCCTCAATACTCACTGTATTTGGAAAAT GCTGTTGCAAACATTGAAAGGGCAATTGTGAAATCCCTCGAGAAACAATACAGCGATACCTTAACTCCTTTAAAGGATAGCATACCAAAGAGACTTCACTTGCAAGTTCAAAAGATAGCTAGAAGACAATCAACTACAGTTCATTTGCTTCCTAATCAA TTAGGAATATTCTTGAATACCCTCAAGAGGATTCTTGATGTCCAACATTGTAGAGTGGAAGACATCCTAAATTCATGGGCCTCCTGTCTACCTGTCATGGGAGATAAGAAGGCACTGTTTGGGGAGCAAATGAATGGAATAACTGTTCTCTTGAGAACCAAATACAAAACTTATTTGCAAGGAATAATAGGGAATCTTGTCAACAAT ATGCAAGCTAATCGGAACacaaggctgaaaaagatactTGAGGAAACAACAGAATCCGATGGAGAAGCAGAAGTCCGTGAAAGAATGCAGTTGTTGAATTCACAACTAATTGATTTCATCTCCAACCTGCATGAGGTCTTCACCAGCCAGATTTTTATAGCAATATGTCGTGGATTATGGGATAGGATGGGACAG attattttgaaatttctgGAAGGAAGGAAAGAAAACAGGATATGGTACAATGGCTCGTCCTATGCACTTGGG ATATTGGATGATACCTTTGCTTCTCAAATGCAAAGATTACGAGGAAATGCCTTGCAAGAGAAGGATATTGAGCCTCCACGCTCAGTGATTGAAGCTCGGTCTATTCTTTGTAAAGACACAGCAAATGCAACCGATCCATCTAGTTACTTCTACATATAA